Genomic DNA from Caloenas nicobarica isolate bCalNic1 chromosome 3, bCalNic1.hap1, whole genome shotgun sequence:
aagaaggcattcagtaatcctgccttctctgtaccttctgtcaccagggcacccaccccgttcatcagtgggcctacattgcctctggtgttagttttatctgccatgtatttgaagaagctctttctgttgtccttgatccctcttgccaggtttaactcttaagctttcctagttgcctccctacatcttttaacaacagccttatattcttcccaagtggccagcccctccttctatgattttatttaataatgttCTGCatgaaaaggcaaaatttattcttatttattttggtttttaagtaaAGACAACACACTTATTAGAGAACAGTGGCAATTCCAAGTAGGCTTATCACAACAGGAGTGCTAACATGATTTATATGAGATTCTGCAGTATCATCAGCAATTGTGATACTGTTGGAGTGTATGCGCTTGAACAACCATTTatataggaggaaaaaaatgcttcttttacTTCTACTTTGTAATTCCAGAAATGTTTGCCTGGGTAGAATCCTTCCTATCTAGTAGGTGTGAGGGCTTGGGTTTTTCAGCTGCTATGTGTATATTAATTACTGGAGTCAAcacatggggggaaaaacacCATTAATCTTCTTTGATATAAAAAGGTATATTGGTATACACCAATGTTTGCTATTGTGACaatttttcacatattttggAAGTGGTTTagttctttggttttgtgtttgtttttttttttaattctgaaaccATACTAGAAATATCCTTACATATGCAAATATGGCTGTTTGAAGCTGAATTCATTAGGTAAAGCTTTTCTGAGTGCTGTCACGTAATAAACATGCCATCTATTTTGCAGACTGAGGCCAGACAGaataagtttatttttgtagttACAGGACTGATTGCAAAGTGACAGAGGTTCAGTTCTTTATTGATATGATCTCTGAATTAGAACAAACTTTGCATAAGGCTTGTATGCATTTACAGCAGGTACGAGCTGCTTTGCAAAGGGGCCTGGTATGGCAGAGCAGCATCtgcacagaaggaaaacttGTTACACCATCTTTAATATGTATTCCTGACAACTGAGGATCTGCAGCCTGTCGGCCTTGGCATGGTTCACCTCATGCCTCTCTCCCTGACTAGCTTTTAGACCTTGCAAGCATGTAGACATAGGacttctccttttttattttactgtagttATAAAAGCTCACTACAGACTAGGTCTGCATGAGAAACTCTTCCTGCTGTTGCTGTATCACTGATGATGTGAAATGGGGCTAGGAACACAGGTGAACACATAGCCATACCTGCTAAATACCAGCAAAATGGCCTGCCAAAGAGGAAGATAGTTTTTCTCATTGGGTGACAGAGGCATTGACACTGCAAAAAGCTCTGCCTCTACAAAATGTTATCCCCTCCACCTGCTCAGTGGACAACAGGTCATGTTAAATAGGACTGACTTCAGACAAGGTGCAGTGAGTTTACTCGAGCAACCCCCAAGGAAGGCCGAAGCCAATTTGGCTGAATTTGCCCGAAGTTACatgcagcagagagcagggtgGGAAAGTATTTCACAGCATACAGACAGCTTCAACGAAGGACATCTATCTCTCAGTGTTTTCATCTTGTGCTGCTTGCAAAGCCATCAGGAACCACAACCCCACGAGGGGGCTCTGGCAGCGCAGGTATCAGGAGCATCAACCCAGTGAGCAGCTCCCACTGGTGCTCATCCACATCTTGTCTGTGGACAAGGCTTTTAGGAGGGAGCATTGCTTTTGTGGGAAGCGGCCTTAAAATAAACCGAAATATGCCTCATTTGGTGCTACATGAAAGCATCTCTCACTTCTCAGGGTCTCTAAAGCAGTTTAAATATAAGGGTGTTGAACTGGCATAGTTGTAGCTATAAACAGGATAACCAGAATAGTAGTTCCCTTTGGGCTGCTTCCAGTGGAAGCAGTAAATATAGGGGGCATGACTGATAGCTGCCATATGATCCAACTTTGCCTGGATCATGTATAAATAAATGGTAACAAGGAAATTACTTGGATGCCTTGTTCCTACTAGATCTCCTCCAGCCAAAGACACTTGTACCAGCAATAATTAAAGAAAGCCTGGTATAGACAAGATTTTTGAGATCAATCAAATAGGGAAAGTGCTACCGTATATGAGAAAAATAGCTTCCTCCTACACAGAACTGAACACGGTGAAGGGGAAGGGGCATTAAAATAACATACACCGATCAAGAGAAGACAGCTGAGTTTGCTCTCTTTACATCTTTTAATATAACCTCCATTAAaattctgaagagaaaataacGGTGTAATGGTAATCATAAAAGTATCAGGAGAATATACTTTCCAGTTCAAGGAAAGATTTGTCCCTACAATGCGTAAGAATAATCAAGTGATGAAGGTCATTTAAATGCCATTGTATGTGTCCCCTGGAACAACCGCCTGGGCTCACTGGCAATAGCACCTGCGAAACGCACAGTGCTTGACTGCTCACTGCTATTAGAAGATTACTAGCACTAAAAGAAACACAAGTGTAAAAAGCCAGAGCAGCAGTGATGTAGGAGGATGACACACAGAAACAGCAGTGACAACTTCAGTGGGCTGCTGCTCgctggctggcagcagggatgtgctccttcctcatggcactgggctCACATGAGGACCATGATGTCTCCCAGCGGCTTTCGGGTCAGCGCAGGCACAGTAGCGTCTTTCTTGGGATAACCAACGgggagcagcaagagcagcttCTCATTTGCTGGGCGCTGGAGCAGCACCCGGAGTTGGGGGCCACAGTTGAGGGGTGTGGAGGTCACGGTGTACAGACCCACATTCTGCAGCAAAACAGACAGCAACAGAGTGAGACAGAGGTCTGGGCTCTGTATTTGTATCCCGTATTCCCACGAGACCTGTAGATATTTTCCTATTGACTAGCTCAGAAACACTGCTTCATTAGACTCTGGTGCAGGCTTTAGAACATCTGATTTGGTAACAGCCTCAATGGTACCATAACAGATGCCCATTTTGCTTACAGAGAAGCACAGCATTTCTCCTCCGCAGCAACAGCACATTCTGCCTGCAATGTCTGCGTGCTGTGCAGCAGAAGCCTGCCTGCAGTGCTCAGTGTCATGGGGGACTCCTGACCACAGTGAAGCTGAAGAGCAGCTATGAGAATATCACTGGAATATCACCCCATGGGGTTCATCGGGCTCCTCCAGATAAATGTTTCAGTTCTTGCCTCCATACAGCTGACAGGAAGATGTCTTACAGATTTGTGAGCATTGCTACCtcatggggacaggggcacaGACTCTGCCTCAGAAGTTGTCACAGGAGTCTGTCAGCCTCTCTCACAGTGGCCAATATTCTGGCTTACATCAGAACTCTAAAATAAGTCTATGTGTCACTCCTCATACAACGTCTcacaaaaaacctaaacaatCTGACAAATAATAAAGAGCTGGCATGATCTAAGATATGACAACACAACTGAGGCACTGCCTGAGAGCTGCACATGTGGATTTCAGTCTCTCCCTCCACGTAACACAAGCATTTTGAGAGGCTTTGAGAAATAAAAGTCAGCCAGGGAGAGGTGCTCAGGCAATGGGCCTTTCATGTTAAGTAATCTCTGTGACCTTCTGAAGAGGGGACGAGCTAGTAGTGGTGGTGTTGAATGTTATGAGTCCATGGCTCTGTGTCCTTTAATGTCAATTAATTTATAGATCTAGCACTAAGGAGCCTAACAGTCAGTAGGGAGCCTCTGAAGTCCCAACCTGAAGGTGGGCTCACTCAGGGGAAAGTGGAGCCTTGtcacttctgctgcttctgactAAGGCACTGGTGACACAGTGCTGGTTCTGCCCCGTTCCCTTTGCTCTCAGCTTCATAGAGCACTGTGCAGTTGCAGAGCCCTAACGCCCCAGCAATGTGCTTCTGAGCTGCTCATTTCTCAGATTTCCAACCCTGAAGATCCTCCTGAGGAGCAGCAATGCAGGAAAAGAAGAGTCACTCAAAACACAATGGAGGAGAAATGGCAGTTTCTGATAGGAAATTGGCCTAATATAAGAGGTGGCACCTTGCTGTTATCCTGCTGACAGGCCAAGTTAACTATCAGAATAACTTCACTATTTAAACACATGTATGAGTACATCAGATACAACAAGCAGAACTGAGCATGGAGAAACCACTGAGAAAAATCCAACTGCTGGTGTCAAACATGCTGAGCTTTAGAAATCAATTCTCTTTCAGAAATGCCTCAGAAAGACTGATTGAAATAGCACAGCCTGTTCTGTGAAAAAcatccctgattttttttttttccattgtgtaCTAAAGATGATTTGAGGTTAAGTCATTTTTTAAGGATTACTGGAAAGAAGGGGCCAGTGTGGCAGTGCACAGCCATGCTTGGGTAGGTTGCAGACCCTGTCAGCCCTGTTAGCATAAGGCAGAAACAACAGCGGCTGAAGCCTGTTCCAGGAGAAGAGTGACAACTCTGGAAGCAAGttgcattatatttttcttcttgttaacCAGTACTGAGGATAGGAATCACCTTCCCAGATGTAGACCTGGGCAGAATAACATTAAAACTCAAAATTAAGATGTATTGCCAGGAACTGGAGTAATGCACAAGACTGACGATGTTAAAATCTATATTGGGTTCCACCCTCATCTGGGCAGAAGAGCTTTGGTATGTAATCCAAATCGATATATTGACTCTCAGTATGTTGGTTCTGTTGACATACCTGCAGTGCAGCAAGCAGGATACCACAGGCAATAGAAACACTGATTTCATTGTAGTAGTGGGTCTTCTTCTTGCCATTTGGAAGCTGCCCATATGTCTGCTTGAAAATGAGGATCAAATATGGAGCAGTGTCCAAGTACTCCTTGATCCAGTTTGTTCTGCAAAAGAATAATGTTtaagacatttattttgcaaCCTTTTCACTTTCCTTTAAGTCACATCTGCTGCCTGCAAAGGAGCACATGACAATTATAGCAGTAGACTAAACTTAAAACTTTTACTGCAAAGGATTAAGTATTATCAGCttaaatagaaacatttctttaaaaaaaaaaaagctcaaataGAGTTCTCAATTTTAACAGATTTGGCTGAGGAGTTGATGCACTCGCTCTGAAGAGTGGAACTGCGTAAAAATACAACGTAGTTCTTGACCTCTTATCTATGGACTGGCCTCATGAGCATTTGCGCTTGAGATTATTTAATTCCTGGAATTTTGCAGGCTTGCAGCTCCACTTGCTACCAGCAGTGCCAAATTTTTTTGTGATTGCAGGGAAAACTGGTggcagaaaagctgaaaacttcTTGGTTGAAGGTTTAAAGCTAAATATATCCTTACagcaaaaaatgttattctgttTCTGGGTATTTCAGCTCTACTATAATTCATTTGGTTCCCAATTTTTTCAATTACAATATGTACAATTATGATGTAGGATTTAGACaacaaaatgtgtgttttctaCTGTTCTCACtcaagatattaaaaatactatattttaGTTGTTTACCTAGTACATAAGCacctgaaaaataataacattGTGAAATAAGTAAGACAAATCAACCCTATAAAGCTTAGTGCGTGGGCTTCACTTGACAAGCCAAGACTCAGTAGACGTCTTCCCATTGTGTGAAGTTAGCAAGTCAGTCAGGCATTCGGAACAATTAAATATTGCATAATTTGGGACTTGCATAGGGACAAGCTTTGGGGCTACCTCAGTTAGCAGCAAAGCTCCTAGTGACTTTTGGAATTTCATAGTTTggcaaacaacagaaaaaaaatgggacgAGAGTTAGGtccatataaaaaaaataatgatggaGTCAAATGCTTGGAAAAGTTTCAAGATGGAGAGTATATAATTCCTTTGACTGGAGGTAATTTTAAGAACCAGCCACCAAGGCACAATTCTacacatatttttaagtttttctttccaaacttCAATCTTAGAAATACATtaagagagaggaggaaatggaaaaggataGTAGAAGAATTCAAGACACGCTTCATTTTATCACTTAAATTTTCTAAACTGTGGTGCTTTCAGTAATATTCCCATTGTCTTGAGAATGAAGACAAAGCCATGCAACAGGAAAGAGTGTCCTGAACATCTGAATCACTTATTTCATCCTTCTTCTGGTCAGATTGAAGCACACGGGCATAgtgagtttttgttttgtgtgcagTCAGATGCTGCATCTCACCTGGATCTTAGAACAAGGAAGCCAGAATTAACATAtagataaaaatgttttttaagcTCCTGCTGTGTGGAAATGCCACTTTCCTCAAACAGCagtcttttctttccagctgtaAAGTCACAAAAGGACCACATTATAGTGACTCTGGCAACGCTCTGGCTGGGGCAGTCTCCGACTGtactttcattctttttctctgattgGGATGTGGGAAATATTTATAGCTGCTCTCCTGAGCAGCACCAGAAAACTAGGGAGATTTTAAAGAGTACAGGTTcgaaagaacatttttaaaacaaggttttaaaaattgAGCTGAATaacttcaggttttgttttcctacctgaaaataagtgagggggaaaaaaaaaaggcacatgaCTAAAATTTCCCAGTATCCCAGTATAGTCTTTCCCAGACTAAAACATCCCTTCAAACCCCTTAGTCAACTGACTTTTCCATACCTCAGTCTTTTCAGGTCATTAACCCATCTGTCTCCCATCCTTTTTTTGTAGttgatttcttcttcttcttctacaaTCTCACGAATCTTATGTTTTAAACATGGATCTTGCACTACCACAAAGGTCCAGGGCTCAGTGTGTGCTCCACTGGGTGAAGTACCTTCATACAAAACCAGGGAAAGATGAAAACCCAGGAAGGAGGGTGTGCAGTGGGAGGTATCAGCTCCTCCTTGTGGGCTTTCAGACTGACCAACAGAGCAATGGGAAAGCAAGTGGATGAGATGGGGAGAAAAGGACTGAGATTAATTCTGGCAGACAATcccatttatttctttctcaaggaATGAAAAGTCCCGTTCAATGACAGAGATTAGTCCTTCCATACAGCTGTCTTACAGGAAACTAAAGTTAGGGATTTATAAATATTCCTTTGAGGTTCTTATGATGAGGCAGTGTTATGGTGCAATATAGGCACACAGTCACGTTACTGCATTATACCAAAAGCAATACGTCATCTGAATATGCACCCCACTCTTCGACACGATTTTATCTGAAGGGCAAAGCTAATAATGGCTTTAAGGGAACCAAGGCGAAACGGCCACCCGCAGTCACTGACTGACAAAGCTGAGGAGATGCACAATGCCGGCATCTGCCATATAGCACACAGGTTTGAGCCTCTTGTCCCAACGACAGCTGGTGTATGTAGGTGTGCACGTATTAAATCTGCACTTGCTCATTCAGCCTTGATCATTACACACCAACACCATTTGAGAATATTTTAACTGCCTAGAGGATGAAAGCCAGAAGGCTGAAGAATATAGTTATCTGTGTGGGTTCACAGATAATTGGATAAAGTAGACTGTTTAGATCTCTCTAGCTCCtcatacacattttaaaaatatttgaaggcCTTGGACATATACACTATTTGCTTACCTAAGCACTGATTTCAGTTTGAGAAACACTGAATAAGCAGCTTGAACTGTTTTTATGTTGTGAACCTTGCCTCTCGGTTTGGGTAAGAACTGATGACATTtatgctttgctttatttctttttctctacaCAGCCATAAGTACTTCATCTGCACTCCAGGCTTGTTCGCTTTGCTGCATTTGCCAAAACATGCTCAGTGTTTTAATGACTCCCAGCTAATTAGAGAAAGATGAAGACTCTTTACAGTGCAGTAACAAAGCTGCTTACAGtttgttaaaggaaaaaatgcatctCAAATGCTGAGAATCCCTATATTATTAATCTTGCTAGAGGCTATCGAACCTTTTTCTAAGGCAGTTTGCAAATATCTTCTATACTAGTAGCGACTAGGTcatagaaaatgagaaataatgaGGGTCAAAACCATTCCTGGCTGAAGTCAACGTTACTAAAGCAGAGATGAGATTAGGCTAGGATGTGGCAGTAATTATTAGAAACACATAAATTCTCTCTCGCTCactcttaaatttaaaaaaaaaaaaagaaagaaaaaaaaaatccatttctaaTATTCAGTCAAATAACCTCAGTCAGGGTCCTCAGCATAGCACTCCAGTCATAGAAAggactggaaaacattttttgctcTAGTCTGAAACTTTTTCCCCTCAATAAACTGCAACTATTTATGtcaactaaaatatttttcatggcTGAGACAATTTCATCAAtttgtttggggaaaaagaaaaccaaaaccaaccacaagtgaaaaaccaaaaccaaccacaaccaagaaaaccacaaaacaaaacacaaaccccacacaTGATAAATATCATCATAatacattacattttaaagcatGAGAAGTACACATGGTTTTACATTTTTGAGGGAAAACATTTCAATATTTCTATTTGAAAGATGTCTAATGAAATTGTacctcaattttattttaaacaacatattttaaagctagaaaatgaaatgttttatttcgTGCTGTGGAAAtgctctttttcccttttgggTGCACTGCAAATACAAAGGAATTGGGAATGCCCTAGACCAGTCCCTGACATACAGTTGTTCAAGCTGAGTAATTTCCAATCAGTCAATGGGTACTCATTCATTATGGCTTACAGGTGAATCTATGAAAACCATAAGCCAAATGCCAATTCTCTTGGCTTTTCCACATCACTTTTGCACAGTTAAACAGcaatgctgaatttttttttttttttcttttcaaaccttGAACCACCCAGTAGCATACCTGCTGTTCTGATGACATTATCGATAACCTCCCTGGGGACCGGCTCATCACTGAGAAACCTGACAGACCGCCTCTTATTAAGAAGTTCGTAAAACATCTGTGACCTTTTAATCATTTCGGCCTCAGAGTAACGCTCTGCGAAGAAGGGGACATGAGCAACATTTTCATCAAGTCCTTGCCACACTTCGTCAACctctgcaagaaaataaaagaggtcagggatttgggttttttactgGAGAATGCTGGTTATATCTTTGGCATTCATCACCGTAACGCACTTTGCCCTGCATTGGCCTACACTGCACTTCTACACCACTAGAAAGGCAAAGTCTGAGGTTCCAGTTGACACAACTCATTGATCCCAAACTCCAGCTACTGAATAAACACCTTGTTTAAATACCAAGAGGCGGAAGGGTCCTGGCTGGCTCTATCAAGTGTGATTGACGAAGAAGTTATGGCCTTCTCCACTCCAGTGTCCAAGCCTGCTTGTAAAAATGGCTTACAAGCTGAAAAAGTCGGCCCACCTTTAAGCCCACTTTTCTCAGTTAGTGAATGTGAACATGTGTATTCCTTCCTGAGAAgtctaataataaaaaatcaatTACATTACTGAAGTTGAAAGGGCTTAACTACCAATATGTATAAATCTCCTCTGAAGAGCTGAATGTCAGATTCTTCCATATTCATGTTTCATAGCAGAAGCATTACAAGTCCAGGCTCTGCACAAATGTGACTTTGTGGTTAAGTTCTTTGGTTTCACAATACTTTCAGCATAAGAGGAAATGGATGACAGGCATCTATACTTGGGATAACAACATATCAAGTGTAGGATATTCTATTTCTTGTCTTTAATTTAAGAACTCAAAATGGTTCCTCATTTCACTGAAATCTGCCtctttgaggttttttataCCACAAGATGCATTTTCTATTGTCTCTAAGATCTCCTCTTTCTCCCCTGCGTTCCTGGAATCAGCAGGGATAGCATTTTTTGCAACTATGATGTGGCAGTTAAAGCCatttaaattttgcattttgactAGTCAATAGTATTGAACAATCTGCCACAGAGGGCtgagtcaggaaaaaaatattcaagttcTTTTTCAGTCACCATTAGGCTATTATTCTGGAATCATAGCAATCTCCAGTGCAAATTCAAACAgcaattatttctgtgttttagtaGTATGCGGTTGCCTTAGAGACcaggctgatttttttgttcattttataaaCAGCAGTGAAATATTCACAAGTGTGGCCTAGCATGTGCAAGAGGCTGCAATCTATCCAGTTTCATATGGTGAATCTAAACAGTATGATTCTGGTCCCCAAACAATATGCATTTCACTTTGCTCACAAAGAAGTCACCCAGAAAATTTGTTTTGTCTAGCATTTCATGGCTATGTTAAGCACTCTTGGTCACAGTTTGCAAGGACCTGGCTCCGGGGTAATGGGAAACGGTGATCCattgtaaaaattatttgtgtggCCTTCTTGCACATTcgaactgaaaaagaaagaggatgTCTCTTCCTAGTGTTCCTTTTGTGGTTCACCCTTAGTAAGGTACATTATTTACTATTAAATAGCTACTGGCTCACTAGGATTCTGGTGATCTCTTTCAGAAACTTTCACATCCCCTTTTTTGCTGTTCCTCCTCCCCACTCAGTGAAGGGAATACCACAGGGTTAAAAGGCTGTGTTTACACTGGCAAGTTGTGTGGTGCAATAGGATGTTGACAGAAAGATAAGTTAATATTAGAAACCAAGCTTCCCAAGTGAAACATCCAGTACCTTAACCAAATAACCTGTTCTTCTCTTGGTGTAGTTActctttcagctttcatttcagcGAAAAGGGAGGAAGTTATAAAAGAAAGAACTTCTAAACTGAGATTATCAGTTCATTCAATTTAATTGACTAAATTAAAGGGTGAGGAAAAGTAGGCCTGCAACTGTGGCTCTCAATTTTT
This window encodes:
- the IYD gene encoding LOW QUALITY PROTEIN: iodotyrosine deiodinase 1 (The sequence of the model RefSeq protein was modified relative to this genomic sequence to represent the inferred CDS: deleted 2 bases in 1 codon; substituted 1 base at 1 genomic stop codon), whose product is MPAVFKSHIPTWLFLIITVTSKITGITITIKIRGESVLVXSGFLEDFFFFFFLILHWTAFMHLYMKLLNLEGRLHISIDMAFFSSLTPVFIAIICVLIGAILKKINGEKEKSETKSKRLSHPWVDEDLKDGSDHHLEEEEVDEVWQGLDENVAHVPFFAERYSEAEMIKRSQMFYELLNKRRSVRFLSDEPVPREVIDNVIRTAGTSPSGAHTEPWTFVVVQDPCLKHKIREIVEEEEEINYKKRMGDRWVNDLKRLRTNWIKEYLDTAPYLILIFKQTYGQLPNGKKKTHYYNEISVSIACGILLAALQNVGLYTVTSTPLNCGPQLRVLLQRPANEKLLLLLPVGYPKKDATVPALTRKPLGDIMVLM